DNA sequence from the Prolixibacter sp. SD074 genome:
AACCGGTTATCTTTTTCCCGGCGATGAGGTACGGGCCATCAGCCAGTTTGATATTGATCAAACCGGCCGGCCCGTGGCAAACTGCACTTACTACACCGTGATGCTCGTATATCTTCGCCGCAATTTCAGCCAGCTGCTGACTTTCCGGAAAATCCCACATGGCTCCGTGACCGCCTACAAAATGTATCGCCACATAATCATCAGGATTGATTTCCGAAGGCTTTAATGTATGATTGATTTTGTATTGAATCTCGGGATTGCCCCAAAACTCTTTGTTCACCGGGTCATTCAAATCGAATCCGTCAACCGGCGCTTTCCCGCCTTTGGGACTGACAAACTCGATGACATACTTGTTTTTCAAAACGTCCCACGGATGAGCGGCTTCCGATAAAAAGAATCCGGTTTTTTTGCCGGTGTTACCTTTTTGATCATGATTGGTCAACACGAACAGAATTTTGGGTTTGGCCGCTTTTCCCGTTTTGGGTTTCACGGCGGCAGTTTCGTCGTTTGCCGAATGGCCTTTGTGCTTTTGGTTGCATCCGCTTAGCAGGAGGCCAAACAGCAGGACGGGCATCAATTTTTTAATCATATACATTTTTGTTTGATGGATTTCTGTTTAGCATACGAAACCGTATGATGAGGGATTCAAATTTTCGGCTTAAGGCTATTTATACGCTGAAGCCGATTGTAGCAATTGCAGATCTTCCGGCTCGGGCTTCATTTGCACGGCTTCGGCGAAAGCTTTCAGATGACTGCTTTTCGTCGCACTGGCAATGGGCGCGGTCACATTGGGCTGGTGAATGAGCCAGGCAAGTGCCACAGCTGCCTGTGAAACTTCGTGTTTGGCAGCCAGTTCGTCCAGCGCTTTCAGAATACGAAAACCGCGGTCGTTCAGATACGTTCCCACTCCGCTACCGCGAGCACTTTTGCCCAGGTCATCCTTGCTTCGGTATTTCCCGCTAAGGAAACCCTTGGCCAGCGAAAAATAGGTGATAACACCCAGTTCCTCTTTCAGGCAAACGGGCGCAACGCCTTCTTCAAAGCCCTGGCGATCGTATAGATTGTACTCCGGCTGAAATACTTCGTAGCGTGGCAAATTGTTTTGAGCGCTGGCTGTCAGTGATTCCTTCAGTCGCTCGGGCGGAAGATTGGAGGCGCCTATAAATCGCACTTTTCC
Encoded proteins:
- a CDS encoding type 1 glutamine amidotransferase domain-containing protein, which gives rise to MIKKLMPVLLFGLLLSGCNQKHKGHSANDETAAVKPKTGKAAKPKILFVLTNHDQKGNTGKKTGFFLSEAAHPWDVLKNKYVIEFVSPKGGKAPVDGFDLNDPVNKEFWGNPEIQYKINHTLKPSEINPDDYVAIHFVGGHGAMWDFPESQQLAEIAAKIYEHHGVVSAVCHGPAGLINIKLADGPYLIAGKKITGFSNEEEKAVKLTNVVPFLLENKLKERGGIYTSSSKFTIHVVHDGRLITGQNPQSAKKVGKEVLKELQKD
- a CDS encoding aldo/keto reductase, which encodes MIKLGNSDLQTAPIVFGGNVFGWTLNEKESFRILDEFVDAGFNTIDTANVYSRWADGNQGGESETIIGKWMKERGNRDRVNVITKVGADMGQGHRDLSEKHIMEAVDDSLRRLRTDAIDLYLSHWDDENTPVAETLGAYGKLIKAGKVRFIGASNLPPERLKESLTASAQNNLPRYEVFQPEYNLYDRQGFEEGVAPVCLKEELGVITYFSLAKGFLSGKYRSKDDLGKSARGSGVGTYLNDRGFRILKALDELAAKHEVSQAAVALAWLIHQPNVTAPIASATKSSHLKAFAEAVQMKPEPEDLQLLQSASAYK